The Calditerrivibrio nitroreducens DSM 19672 genome window below encodes:
- a CDS encoding helix-hairpin-helix domain-containing protein, whose translation MYHQIADEFQIKPDYIKSLIELNESGATVPFIARYRKEQTGGMTETTIRQVLDRWNYLQSLNKRKIEVIEAIKEKGKLTDEIEKLIATATTLKEVEDIYAPYKSKKKTKADIAIEKGLLPLAEFIQSTEDEGKILDFSEKFLNEESTSKDQVISEALEILINKIGHDLDVKKMVRELVWQHSFIVVEKRKDVEGRTNYEDYYNFKQEVSKLPPHRTLAIFRGEKEKILKVKYDHDDDILLSAITSIAKNKGYSENSYCHKLIRDAYKRMIIPAIELEIRDELWENAENKAIEIFAKNLKSLLMTPPVKNISILGIDPAFRTGCKFAAVDPTGKVLEYGVIYPTEPQNDYENSKKRILDLIKKHNINAIAIGNGTASRETEEFISKVIEEENLTLSYTIVSEAGASVYSASEIGVKEFPELDVTIRGAISIARRVIDPLAELIKIDPKSIGVGMYQHDVNQKKLQERLNDVVVDVVNSVGVDLNTASASLLKYVSGLNSSLAEGIVAYREKNGTFKSREELKNVSGIGEMIYNQAAGFLKIYSGTEPLDRMFIHPEQYENVYKLLNHLGLQIENARMIRLTLKSKNITDISKQFGIGELTLNDIITNLEKPDLDIRDSVDPVIFKKGLLKIEDLKEGMIIDGKVTNIVDFGVFVDIGLKESGFIHISELSDRYIKHPSHILEVGNKIKAKIKSIDMERKRISLSKKGINEN comes from the coding sequence ATGTACCATCAAATTGCTGATGAATTTCAGATAAAGCCTGATTATATTAAAAGTCTTATCGAACTTAATGAATCTGGGGCAACAGTGCCTTTTATTGCAAGGTATCGGAAAGAACAAACAGGTGGTATGACGGAAACCACAATAAGACAGGTACTTGACAGATGGAATTATTTACAGAGTCTAAATAAGCGAAAAATCGAAGTAATCGAGGCAATAAAAGAAAAAGGTAAGCTCACTGACGAGATAGAAAAGCTAATAGCCACAGCTACCACCCTGAAAGAGGTTGAAGATATTTACGCCCCTTATAAATCAAAAAAGAAGACCAAAGCAGATATTGCAATTGAAAAAGGGCTACTCCCCCTTGCAGAATTTATACAATCTACTGAGGATGAAGGGAAGATACTTGACTTTTCTGAAAAATTTTTAAATGAGGAATCCACCTCAAAAGATCAGGTGATATCTGAAGCATTAGAAATTTTGATCAATAAAATAGGCCATGATCTTGATGTGAAAAAAATGGTAAGGGAACTTGTATGGCAGCATTCCTTTATCGTTGTTGAAAAAAGAAAAGATGTGGAAGGGCGCACAAATTACGAAGATTATTACAATTTTAAACAGGAGGTATCCAAACTACCACCCCACAGAACACTTGCAATATTCAGAGGTGAAAAGGAGAAGATTCTAAAGGTTAAATACGATCACGACGATGACATTTTATTGTCAGCTATCACTTCCATCGCAAAAAATAAAGGCTATTCGGAAAATTCCTACTGTCATAAATTGATAAGAGATGCATACAAAAGAATGATTATCCCTGCAATCGAACTTGAAATAAGAGATGAATTGTGGGAAAATGCTGAAAACAAAGCGATAGAAATTTTTGCAAAAAATCTTAAATCACTTCTAATGACCCCTCCGGTGAAGAATATTTCAATCTTAGGGATCGATCCTGCTTTTAGGACCGGTTGTAAGTTTGCGGCGGTGGATCCAACAGGCAAGGTACTGGAGTATGGAGTCATTTACCCCACAGAGCCCCAAAACGATTATGAAAACAGTAAAAAACGTATTCTTGATCTGATCAAAAAACATAATATAAATGCAATAGCAATAGGTAATGGTACCGCAAGCCGAGAAACAGAAGAGTTTATTTCAAAAGTTATAGAGGAAGAGAATTTAACCCTTTCATATACCATTGTCAGTGAAGCCGGAGCAAGCGTATATTCTGCAAGCGAAATAGGTGTAAAAGAATTCCCTGAACTGGATGTGACAATCAGAGGAGCCATCTCCATTGCCAGAAGAGTAATAGATCCATTGGCGGAATTAATCAAGATCGATCCAAAATCGATAGGTGTGGGGATGTACCAACACGATGTAAACCAGAAAAAACTTCAGGAGCGGTTGAATGATGTGGTGGTGGATGTGGTAAATAGCGTAGGTGTTGACCTCAATACCGCAAGTGCGAGCCTTTTGAAATACGTATCAGGACTTAATAGCAGCCTTGCCGAAGGGATCGTGGCGTATAGAGAAAAAAATGGTACCTTCAAGTCAAGGGAGGAATTAAAGAATGTGTCGGGTATTGGTGAAATGATCTACAATCAAGCGGCGGGTTTTTTGAAAATTTATAGCGGTACTGAGCCACTTGATAGAATGTTTATCCACCCCGAACAGTATGAAAATGTATATAAACTATTGAATCATCTTGGTTTGCAGATCGAAAACGCCAGAATGATACGACTTACATTAAAATCAAAAAATATAACAGATATTTCAAAACAGTTTGGAATAGGGGAATTAACTTTAAATGATATCATCACAAACCTTGAAAAACCTGACTTAGACATCCGTGATTCGGTAGATCCCGTCATTTTCAAGAAGGGACTTTTGAAGATTGAAGATCTAAAAGAGGGGATGATTATAGATGGTAAGGTCACAAATATAGTAGACTTTGGTGTTTTTGTGGATATAGGTTTAAAGGAATCCGGTTTTATACATATTTCTGAGCTTTCAGATAGATATATAAAACATCCCTCCCATATTTTAGAAGTGGGAAATAAGATAAAAGCAAAGATAAAAAGTATAGATATGGAAAGAAAAAGGATTTCTTTGAGCAAAAAGGGGATAAATGAAAATTAA
- a CDS encoding TrpB-like pyridoxal phosphate-dependent enzyme, translating to MSKIYLKPEEMPKKWYNILADLPTPMDPPISPFTGKPVTFDEMKAIFPPHLIEQEMSDKKWIDIPDEVLEVLSIWRPSPLIRAKRLEEVLGTTAKIYYKYEGVSPAGSHKPNTAVAQAYYNKINGIKRLTTETGAGQWGSALSLACKMFDIACRVYMVKVSYHQKPYRKSFMRLFGAEVIPSPSDITNAGREVLKRNPNSNGSLGIAISEAVEEAAQRSDTNYALGSVLNHVLLHQTVIGLEAIKQFELVGDYPDKIYASCGGGSNFGGIAFPFLEKMLKGDKKTEAIAVEPASCPTLTKGVFEYDYGDEAKLTPIMKMYTLGHDFEPPAIHAGGLRYHGDSPIVSYLYNKGLIGAEAVHQSEVFEAGILFAQTEAIVPAPESSHAIAAAIKEAKRCKETGESKTILFCLSGHGFFDMGSYDAYLDGKLSDFEYPEEAIKESLKNLPNVSLK from the coding sequence ATGAGTAAAATATATCTAAAGCCTGAAGAGATGCCAAAAAAATGGTACAACATATTAGCTGACCTACCTACACCGATGGATCCACCCATCAGCCCTTTCACCGGCAAACCGGTCACCTTTGATGAGATGAAAGCCATCTTTCCTCCCCACCTTATAGAGCAGGAGATGTCGGATAAAAAATGGATAGATATACCTGATGAGGTGTTGGAGGTGTTGTCCATCTGGAGGCCTTCACCGCTAATAAGGGCCAAAAGATTGGAGGAGGTGCTGGGAACAACTGCAAAAATCTACTACAAATATGAAGGGGTTTCCCCGGCGGGGAGTCATAAACCGAATACCGCCGTAGCCCAGGCTTATTACAATAAAATAAACGGTATTAAGCGATTAACCACCGAAACCGGAGCTGGGCAATGGGGAAGTGCCCTTTCTCTGGCATGTAAGATGTTTGATATTGCCTGTCGGGTATATATGGTAAAAGTTAGCTACCATCAGAAACCATACCGTAAATCTTTTATGAGACTATTTGGGGCAGAGGTTATCCCCAGCCCATCAGACATCACCAATGCTGGAAGAGAAGTATTAAAGAGAAATCCCAATTCTAATGGCTCTCTGGGTATAGCAATCAGTGAAGCAGTGGAGGAAGCAGCCCAGAGAAGTGATACAAATTATGCACTGGGTAGCGTTCTAAATCACGTTCTTCTTCACCAAACGGTTATCGGTCTTGAAGCCATCAAACAGTTCGAGCTGGTGGGGGATTACCCTGATAAAATATACGCATCCTGTGGTGGAGGATCCAATTTTGGTGGAATAGCATTTCCATTTCTTGAAAAGATGTTAAAAGGGGATAAAAAGACCGAAGCCATAGCTGTTGAGCCCGCAAGCTGCCCCACATTAACAAAAGGTGTATTTGAATACGACTACGGCGACGAAGCAAAGCTTACCCCAATAATGAAGATGTATACTCTTGGCCACGATTTTGAACCACCAGCCATCCATGCGGGAGGTTTGAGATACCATGGAGATTCCCCAATTGTAAGTTATCTTTACAATAAAGGATTAATCGGTGCAGAAGCAGTTCATCAATCTGAAGTATTTGAAGCAGGCATTCTATTTGCTCAAACAGAGGCTATAGTCCCTGCACCAGAATCTTCTCATGCCATTGCGGCAGCCATAAAGGAAGCAAAAAGATGCAAAGAGACTGGTGAATCCAAAACTATTCTTTTCTGTTTGAGCGGACATGGTTTTTTTGATATGGGCTCTTATGATGCATATCTTGATGGAAAATTATCTGACTTTGAATATCCGGAAGAGGCCATAAAAGAATCTTTGAAGAACCTACCTAATGTGAGCTTAAAATAG
- a CDS encoding epoxyqueuosine reductase QueH — translation MENILLHQCCGPCSIYPIAILKDKFEITGYFYNPNIHPVLELYTRLENTIKVNNFYNVKSVYNDEYGLKDFFQFRDVEKEKRCSYCYAIRLKNTAKFASENGFKYYTSSLLYSKYQNHTQIRELGENFGKEFNVEFYYYDFREGWKDGIRISKEMNIYRQQYCGCIYSEEERYMTQLSKKIRSTYLPL, via the coding sequence ATGGAAAATATCCTTCTTCATCAATGTTGTGGCCCCTGTTCAATTTACCCTATAGCTATACTGAAAGATAAATTTGAGATAACTGGTTATTTTTATAATCCAAATATACATCCTGTTCTGGAGCTATACACAAGACTTGAAAATACCATAAAAGTTAATAATTTTTACAACGTCAAATCTGTATATAATGATGAATATGGGCTCAAAGATTTCTTCCAATTTAGAGATGTGGAAAAAGAAAAAAGGTGTAGCTACTGCTATGCCATAAGATTGAAAAATACTGCTAAATTTGCATCTGAAAATGGCTTTAAATACTACACATCCTCTCTTTTATACAGTAAATACCAAAATCATACACAGATAAGAGAACTTGGAGAAAATTTCGGAAAGGAATTCAACGTTGAATTTTACTATTACGATTTCAGAGAAGGGTGGAAAGATGGGATAAGAATCAGCAAAGAGATGAATATTTATCGCCAACAGTATTGTGGTTGCATTTATAGTGAAGAAGAAAGGTACATGACACAACTATCCAAAAAGATTAGATCTACATATCTTCCACTCTAA
- a CDS encoding MFS transporter, whose amino-acid sequence MANRTVMFFIIISMYYLSYFYRVSTAVISPDLMRDFSITAEALGMLSGFYFYTFAAAQFPLGPILDKYGPRRTVVFFSFFTIFGSLLFALSPSYTYAVIGRALIGFGVSCAYMATLKFLSVWFSRDQFATLSALSMAIGNLGALTATVPLAAMSSSIGWRKSFLIITCFTVVSAFLIWKFLKDKEVEHSSEKPKVDLLAILKNKNFWIVANMQFFWFGAFVGIQGLWGGPFLIDTFNLTKTEAGKIISMIAIGFIFGGPVLGFLSDKVFKSRKWVIIAGLSVFMMSLIILSRVSPNTSIKTLYVTFFMYGFFGSAGIIGYSHAKERFPLSQAGTVMSWINFFAIFGAAIFQHFLGVVIDLYQKVGGKYPPEAYRAVFLICTAGILLSLSLYFFSDEKED is encoded by the coding sequence ATGGCCAACAGAACTGTAATGTTTTTTATAATTATTTCGATGTATTATCTATCCTATTTTTATAGGGTGTCCACTGCTGTTATATCTCCGGATCTGATGAGGGATTTTTCGATTACTGCGGAAGCTCTTGGTATGTTAAGTGGATTTTACTTCTATACATTTGCTGCGGCGCAGTTCCCTTTGGGACCTATTCTGGATAAATATGGCCCCAGAAGGACTGTCGTTTTTTTTAGCTTCTTTACTATTTTTGGCTCTTTGCTTTTTGCTCTGTCACCAAGCTATACCTACGCAGTTATTGGAAGGGCATTGATAGGTTTTGGGGTATCATGTGCCTATATGGCCACACTTAAGTTTTTATCCGTCTGGTTTTCCAGGGATCAATTTGCTACGTTGTCGGCCCTGTCTATGGCTATTGGTAATTTGGGGGCGCTTACCGCCACTGTACCTCTTGCTGCTATGAGTAGCTCAATAGGCTGGAGAAAGTCCTTCTTGATTATTACCTGTTTTACAGTTGTGTCAGCATTTCTTATATGGAAATTTTTAAAAGATAAAGAGGTTGAGCACTCCTCTGAAAAACCAAAAGTGGATTTACTCGCCATTTTGAAGAATAAAAACTTCTGGATTGTTGCTAATATGCAATTTTTCTGGTTTGGAGCTTTCGTGGGGATTCAGGGGTTGTGGGGTGGACCGTTTTTGATCGATACATTTAATCTAACTAAAACAGAAGCCGGGAAGATAATCAGTATGATTGCTATAGGATTTATCTTTGGTGGGCCTGTGCTTGGTTTTCTTTCGGATAAGGTTTTTAAATCAAGAAAATGGGTAATTATTGCAGGGCTGTCGGTGTTTATGATGTCCCTTATAATCTTATCCAGGGTATCTCCGAACACTTCAATAAAGACCCTTTATGTAACGTTTTTTATGTACGGATTTTTTGGCTCTGCAGGAATTATAGGTTATTCCCATGCGAAGGAAAGGTTCCCTTTGAGCCAGGCGGGGACTGTGATGAGTTGGATAAATTTTTTTGCTATTTTTGGAGCAGCAATTTTTCAGCATTTTTTGGGGGTGGTTATAGATCTTTACCAGAAGGTGGGTGGTAAATATCCACCTGAGGCATATAGGGCTGTTTTTCTAATATGCACTGCAGGTATTTTGCTAAGTTTATCCCTTTATTTTTTCAGTGATGAAAAAGAGGATTAA
- a CDS encoding ATP-binding protein yields MKKLPIGVSSLEKLIRENCYYVDKTYFVEKLVNSGSQFFLSRPRRFGKSLLVDTIKQAFLGNRELFKGLYLENNWDWEKKYPVIHIDFGGGVVQDAQDLKEWIIKQLKRHMITYNVSVEEQNNARFMFTDLIISLKEIYKNPVVVLVDEYDKPILDNIDDTERAIEIREVLKDFYSVLKASDQYLKLVFLTGVSRFSKVSIFSGLNQLQDITLSPAFATICGYTQSELETVFSDRLEGVDLEKLRYWYNGYSWLGDKVYNPFDILLFLSEKIFRPYWFETGTPTFLMEIILNNKVFLPKLEEIKASDEILANLDVDFLKIENLLFQSGYLTIKETKTLGLRTIYILTYPNFEVKMSFNNFFLSDILPVASDKEEVQNSIVEAIEENSLEKLKTALYSFFASIPNDWYRKNDLDSYEGFYASVVYALFTGSGLNTRSEDTTNLGKIDLTVLYQARAYIIEFKVVEKDSEGKALGQIKEKRYYEKYTDSCREINLIGIEFSREKRNIVYFEYETLER; encoded by the coding sequence ATGAAGAAGCTACCAATAGGTGTATCAAGTTTAGAAAAGTTAATCAGAGAAAACTGCTACTACGTTGATAAAACCTATTTTGTAGAAAAACTTGTAAACTCAGGAAGTCAATTTTTCTTAAGCAGACCCAGAAGGTTTGGGAAATCTTTGCTTGTAGATACTATAAAGCAGGCTTTTTTAGGAAATAGGGAGCTATTTAAAGGATTATATTTAGAAAACAACTGGGATTGGGAGAAAAAGTATCCCGTTATACATATAGATTTTGGTGGTGGGGTAGTTCAAGATGCACAAGACCTCAAAGAGTGGATAATAAAACAGTTAAAACGTCATATGATAACCTACAACGTATCAGTAGAAGAACAAAACAATGCAAGATTTATGTTTACTGACCTTATAATTAGTCTGAAAGAGATTTACAAAAACCCTGTCGTAGTGTTGGTGGACGAGTATGATAAGCCGATCCTTGACAACATAGATGATACAGAAAGAGCCATCGAGATAAGGGAAGTCTTAAAAGACTTTTACAGCGTTTTAAAAGCTTCCGACCAATACTTAAAACTTGTATTTTTAACAGGGGTGTCAAGATTTTCAAAGGTCTCTATATTCAGTGGTTTAAATCAACTTCAAGATATTACCCTATCCCCTGCCTTTGCAACTATCTGTGGATATACCCAATCAGAACTTGAGACCGTATTTTCAGACAGATTAGAAGGAGTAGACTTAGAAAAGCTAAGATACTGGTATAACGGCTACAGCTGGCTTGGAGATAAAGTTTACAACCCATTTGATATTTTGTTATTTCTAAGTGAGAAAATTTTCAGACCCTACTGGTTTGAGACGGGAACACCTACTTTTTTGATGGAAATTATTTTAAACAATAAAGTATTTTTACCAAAACTTGAAGAAATAAAAGCAAGCGATGAAATACTTGCCAACCTTGACGTAGACTTTTTAAAAATTGAAAATTTACTATTTCAATCAGGCTATTTAACGATAAAGGAAACAAAAACATTAGGTTTAAGGACTATCTATATTTTGACATATCCAAACTTTGAAGTAAAAATGAGTTTCAACAATTTTTTCCTGTCAGACATACTTCCAGTAGCATCAGACAAAGAAGAAGTTCAAAACAGTATAGTAGAAGCTATAGAAGAAAACAGTTTAGAAAAACTAAAAACAGCGTTATACAGTTTTTTTGCCAGTATACCAAACGACTGGTACAGGAAAAACGATTTAGACAGCTACGAGGGATTTTACGCTTCGGTAGTGTATGCACTTTTTACAGGAAGTGGATTAAATACAAGATCGGAAGACACGACAAATTTGGGAAAAATAGATTTGACGGTCTTATATCAGGCCAGAGCCTATATCATAGAGTTTAAAGTAGTAGAGAAAGACAGTGAAGGTAAGGCTTTAGGTCAGATAAAAGAGAAGAGGTATTATGAAAAATATACAGATAGTTGCCGTGAGATCAACCTGATAGGTATAGAGTTTAGCAGGGAAAAAAGGAATATAGTTTATTTTGAGTATGAAACGTTAGAACGTTAA
- the brxL gene encoding BREX system Lon protease-like protein BrxL, with the protein MDKLDKKISELFPGKIVSKELGQKLKTGYNAPNFVIEYLVGMYCATNDEEQIKDGMETVKDILTKHYVRADEIEKVKYLMREEGSYKVIDKAEVYLEEKEDKYFMRLKTMQLDKIQVKVDLIEKNPRLLTTGVWGIITLQYLRLEELINEKVNLFMPLENQECMSWLSNDNIKIISAIQDEVVNNKKIKYRPKNLEDPYLLEDFRPIQVPKVDLEEIFENRKEFSLEEWIDFIMRSCGLEPSYFNERQKFLFLYRLIPFVENNYNLIELGPRGTGKSFVYKEISPNAILISGGKTTVAQLFEWAGVIMRQNTLGLVNLWDVVGFDEISYNVFKNKESIQILKDYMESGSYSRGKNTRFADASMVFVGNIDEAIENIIKDKNKNLFQWIAQEMQDAAFLERIHCFIPGWEFPKMRPEFITKKSGFIVDYFAEFMRSMRKYNYTDKYEKYFKLKNASQRDSVAIKRTFSGLAKLLFPENEMTKEDIKKLLKYACECRKRVKYNLRRMLPHEYTTDFIGFTDIETGEEFEIFAEEEIR; encoded by the coding sequence ATGGACAAACTTGACAAAAAAATAAGTGAGCTATTTCCAGGCAAAATTGTTTCTAAAGAATTGGGTCAAAAGCTTAAGACAGGTTATAATGCCCCAAACTTTGTAATAGAATATCTTGTGGGTATGTACTGTGCTACAAATGACGAAGAACAAATAAAAGATGGAATGGAAACTGTTAAAGATATCTTAACGAAGCATTATGTAAGAGCAGATGAAATAGAAAAGGTTAAATATCTAATGAGAGAGGAAGGATCTTATAAAGTAATTGATAAAGCAGAAGTTTATTTAGAAGAAAAAGAAGATAAATATTTTATGAGACTTAAAACAATGCAGCTTGATAAAATACAGGTAAAGGTTGATTTGATTGAAAAAAATCCACGGTTACTAACAACAGGTGTATGGGGGATAATAACACTACAATATTTAAGGCTTGAGGAATTAATAAATGAAAAAGTAAATTTATTTATGCCACTTGAAAATCAGGAATGTATGAGTTGGCTTTCTAATGATAATATTAAAATTATTAGCGCTATTCAGGATGAAGTAGTAAATAACAAAAAAATTAAATACAGACCAAAAAATTTAGAAGATCCCTATTTATTAGAAGATTTTAGACCTATACAAGTACCAAAAGTGGATTTGGAAGAAATATTTGAAAATAGAAAAGAATTTAGTTTGGAAGAATGGATAGATTTTATAATGAGAAGTTGTGGTCTTGAACCGAGCTATTTTAATGAAAGACAAAAATTTCTTTTCTTGTATAGACTTATACCTTTTGTGGAAAATAACTACAATTTAATCGAACTTGGACCAAGGGGTACAGGCAAGTCTTTTGTTTATAAAGAAATTTCACCTAATGCAATCCTTATTTCTGGAGGTAAGACAACCGTAGCTCAGCTTTTTGAATGGGCTGGTGTTATAATGAGGCAGAATACTTTAGGTTTGGTAAATTTATGGGATGTGGTTGGCTTTGATGAAATTTCATATAATGTTTTTAAAAACAAGGAAAGTATACAAATATTAAAAGATTATATGGAGTCTGGTTCTTATTCAAGAGGTAAGAATACCAGATTTGCAGATGCTTCTATGGTATTTGTCGGGAATATAGATGAGGCTATAGAGAATATAATTAAAGACAAGAATAAAAATTTATTTCAATGGATAGCTCAAGAAATGCAGGATGCAGCGTTTTTAGAAAGGATTCACTGCTTTATACCTGGATGGGAGTTTCCTAAAATGAGGCCAGAATTTATTACAAAAAAATCTGGATTTATTGTTGATTACTTCGCTGAATTTATGAGAAGTATGAGAAAATATAATTATACAGATAAATATGAAAAATATTTTAAGCTTAAAAATGCTTCTCAGAGAGATAGTGTGGCAATCAAAAGGACTTTTAGTGGGTTAGCAAAGTTACTATTTCCTGAAAATGAAATGACAAAAGAGGATATAAAAAAATTATTAAAGTATGCCTGCGAATGTAGAAAAAGAGTGAAGTATAATTTACGTAGAATGTTGCCACATGAGTATACAACGGATTTTATAGGATTCACTGACATAGAGACAGGAGAAGAATTTGAAATATTCGCTGAAGAAGAAATTAGATAA
- the pglZ gene encoding BREX-1 system phosphatase PglZ type A produces MDIKEKLLDKFSKSRIVFWFDEEGSFEDELENISLEGINIHKVENNEFYLKYLIEKEKPTESFLLYYNRKQPKIEENWLADILLYSETFFADHKFLIKDELNIRFEKFDSLYKDFKAFFKNKKRINKLKTYLSDNPDYKELSLGMIATVINAEKNDLENILFKVFENGLDEEDNEALKQLEKYNLDSMFYIIIKDHFKIKKDEELTLLKLAFLFVCSYMVLTAPNLVSLNSIKEYFDLFEGKGLQVAGHFVEEWIYNSKYNDLYSTISQEVDNKTKISQKLKNLSLEDLANIYALENIENIILVKILNENLENNIDFYLDIIKKREQSFWWGSYKNNYLSLENYLRFEKTLLLMNLAADTVENLVLSYTKQLYLIDTYYRNFIFYYKNSNNDLIFDYYKKIENKYQNVMNFLNSKWDDLLTSDFIHNNPKNQSNFYHNHLDQHLQKSERICIIISDALRYEIGCELENKLYSSRDRFEVSMDYMVANIPTITAVGMASLLPNKKIEIKDDGTVLVDDKPATNLKMRQDLLKTFNDDSLALTEEEVNSCTTSQLRELFKGKNLIYIYQNMIDKIGDDYTSEGNVFDMVDQCLNSLEKVIKKLVSSGIINIIVTSDHGFIYQDSNVEEYQKIEFPFDKKNIVLNPRYVLGDSLISISGSHFFEKIDNDKIKRSNILIPKSTLRFKSTSGAGKRFLHGGVTLQELILPLVKIRYTKKQNKKIVDFEMISPTKNIITSNNPKFKFLQSEPVSNNVLPLKARFGIYDSKNNLLSNFGYINFDTSSEDVNERTKILTLQLKPISFSKDDVYKLKAYDEDNDVLIKEYDFKIHILISNEFF; encoded by the coding sequence ATGGATATCAAAGAGAAACTTTTAGATAAATTTTCGAAAAGCCGTATTGTATTTTGGTTTGATGAAGAGGGTAGCTTTGAAGATGAACTTGAAAATATATCTTTAGAGGGAATAAACATCCACAAGGTAGAAAATAATGAATTTTACCTGAAATATCTAATCGAGAAGGAAAAACCAACGGAAAGCTTTTTACTTTATTATAATCGAAAACAACCAAAGATTGAAGAAAACTGGCTGGCTGATATCTTGCTCTATTCTGAAACCTTTTTTGCAGATCATAAATTTTTAATCAAAGATGAATTAAATATTAGATTTGAGAAATTTGATTCTTTGTATAAAGACTTTAAAGCATTTTTCAAAAATAAAAAACGCATCAATAAATTGAAAACATACCTTTCTGACAATCCAGATTATAAAGAATTATCACTTGGTATGATTGCCACTGTCATAAACGCTGAGAAAAATGATCTGGAAAATATACTATTTAAAGTGTTTGAAAATGGTCTGGATGAAGAAGATAATGAAGCATTAAAACAGCTGGAAAAGTATAATCTCGATTCGATGTTTTATATAATTATAAAGGATCACTTTAAGATAAAAAAAGATGAAGAACTAACGCTCTTAAAACTTGCCTTTTTGTTTGTTTGCTCTTATATGGTACTTACAGCACCAAATCTTGTGAGCCTAAATTCAATTAAAGAGTATTTTGATCTTTTTGAAGGTAAAGGTCTACAGGTGGCTGGCCATTTCGTGGAAGAATGGATTTATAATTCTAAATATAATGACCTTTATTCAACCATTTCACAAGAAGTAGACAACAAAACAAAAATATCCCAAAAGCTTAAAAATCTAAGTCTTGAAGATTTAGCAAATATTTATGCTCTGGAAAATATTGAAAATATTATATTGGTAAAAATTTTGAATGAAAATCTGGAAAATAATATCGATTTTTATTTAGATATCATTAAAAAAAGAGAGCAAAGTTTTTGGTGGGGAAGCTATAAAAACAATTACTTATCCCTTGAGAATTATTTAAGATTCGAGAAAACCTTATTATTAATGAACCTTGCTGCTGATACTGTAGAAAATTTAGTCTTGTCTTATACCAAACAGTTATATTTAATAGATACATATTACAGAAATTTTATTTTTTATTACAAAAATAGCAACAATGATTTGATCTTTGACTACTATAAGAAAATTGAGAATAAATATCAGAATGTTATGAATTTCTTAAATTCAAAATGGGATGATTTGCTTACATCTGATTTTATACACAACAATCCTAAAAACCAATCGAATTTTTACCATAATCATCTCGATCAACATTTACAAAAGTCTGAAAGAATCTGTATAATAATATCAGATGCCTTAAGATATGAAATCGGTTGTGAATTGGAAAATAAATTATATTCAAGTAGGGATCGATTTGAGGTCAGCATGGATTACATGGTAGCCAATATTCCCACAATTACTGCTGTAGGTATGGCCTCCCTTTTACCAAATAAGAAGATTGAAATAAAAGATGATGGCACCGTGTTGGTGGATGATAAGCCTGCAACAAACTTAAAAATGAGACAAGATTTATTGAAGACATTTAATGATGATTCATTGGCTCTCACGGAAGAGGAGGTAAACTCTTGTACAACATCACAACTTAGAGAATTATTTAAAGGTAAAAATCTGATCTATATATATCAAAATATGATAGATAAAATAGGCGATGATTATACCTCTGAGGGAAACGTTTTTGACATGGTAGATCAATGTCTGAATTCACTTGAAAAAGTTATCAAAAAACTTGTAAGCTCAGGTATAATCAATATCATTGTAACGTCCGATCATGGTTTTATCTATCAAGACTCAAATGTAGAAGAATATCAGAAAATAGAGTTTCCGTTTGACAAAAAAAACATAGTATTAAATCCAAGATATGTTTTGGGTGATAGTTTAATTTCTATTTCAGGCAGTCATTTTTTTGAAAAAATTGACAATGATAAAATAAAAAGAAGCAATATCTTGATTCCTAAAAGTACCTTAAGATTCAAGTCAACCAGCGGTGCAGGTAAAAGATTTTTACATGGAGGGGTCACACTTCAAGAACTAATATTACCTTTAGTAAAAATAAGATATACCAAAAAGCAAAATAAAAAAATTGTAGATTTTGAAATGATATCACCCACAAAAAACATAATTACATCAAATAACCCTAAATTCAAATTTTTACAATCCGAACCTGTGAGTAACAACGTGTTGCCTTTGAAAGCCAGATTTGGCATTTATGACAGTAAAAACAACCTATTGTCAAACTTTGGTTACATAAACTTTGACACAAGCTCTGAAGACGTAAATGAAAGGACAAAAATTCTTACTCTTCAACTAAAGCCAATAAGCTTTAGCAAAGATGATGTCTATAAATTAAAAGCTTATGATGAAGATAATGACGTTTTAATTAAAGAGTATGATTTCAAGATACATATTCTTATCTCAAATGAATTTTTTTAA